One window of Pseudacidobacterium ailaaui genomic DNA carries:
- a CDS encoding GlxA family transcriptional regulator: MRRVVISGPPPVQILDVTGPLEVFSCASGYQVQLVAFDDSGHLPTSRGFSLAGAIPLQHISGPLDTLVIAGGPGAENGHYDDTYIRWVAAMAARSRRVASICTGAFVLAAAGLLDGKTAVTHWSFCDRFAREFPKVKVLSDPIFLRDGAVYTSAGITSGMDLALALVEEDLGHQTALSIARQLVMFLVRPGGQAQFSHMLLRQATTFKPLRELQVYMLENLKADLSVEALAARIGMSPRHFSRVCLRELKLNPGQLVDHLRVEAAQQMIHSSSLGLKEIADVCGFRSPDVMRRAFQRVIGITAAEYSERFTRS, from the coding sequence ATGCGCAGAGTCGTCATCAGCGGCCCTCCCCCTGTTCAGATTCTCGATGTAACCGGGCCGCTTGAGGTCTTTTCCTGTGCATCAGGCTATCAGGTACAGTTGGTCGCCTTTGACGACTCCGGCCATCTCCCCACCAGCCGTGGCTTCAGCCTCGCCGGGGCCATACCGCTTCAGCACATCTCCGGTCCCCTGGATACTCTTGTCATCGCAGGCGGTCCGGGCGCGGAAAATGGTCACTACGACGACACATATATCCGCTGGGTCGCGGCAATGGCGGCCCGTTCCCGACGCGTCGCTTCCATTTGCACCGGCGCTTTCGTCCTTGCAGCGGCCGGACTGCTCGACGGCAAAACTGCGGTCACTCACTGGAGCTTCTGCGATCGCTTTGCCCGCGAGTTTCCCAAAGTAAAGGTCCTCTCCGATCCCATTTTTCTTCGCGACGGGGCTGTCTATACCTCGGCCGGCATTACCTCAGGTATGGATCTCGCCCTCGCTCTGGTCGAAGAAGATCTTGGCCATCAGACCGCTTTGTCCATTGCGCGCCAGCTTGTCATGTTTCTTGTGCGTCCCGGCGGACAGGCGCAGTTCAGCCACATGCTCTTGCGGCAGGCAACAACCTTCAAGCCTCTGCGTGAGCTTCAGGTTTATATGCTTGAAAACCTCAAAGCCGACTTGTCCGTCGAAGCGCTTGCCGCGCGTATCGGAATGAGTCCACGCCACTTTTCCCGCGTCTGCTTGCGTGAGCTCAAGCTTAACCCCGGTCAGCTTGTGGACCATCTTCGCGTAGAGGCCGCCCAGCAGATGATCCATAGCTCTTCTCTCGGACTGAAAGAAATCGCTGATGTCTGCGGTTTCCGCTCACCCGATGTCATGCGGCGTGCTTTCCAGCGAGTGATCGGTATTACTGCTGCCGAGTATAGCGAAAGATTCACCCGCAGCTGA
- a CDS encoding alpha/beta fold hydrolase, with product MINIMKFVWNLSIGIGIGFLIMALNALASERSQSMKQIRYKTQAVDGVKIFYREAGDPSRHTVVLLHGFPSSSHMFRDLIPELSGKYHVIAADMPGFGYSDQPPSDQFDYTFDHIAEVMDRFLDSVGVNKYSIYIQDYGSPIGFRLFLRHPERIQAIITQNGNAYEEGLSPFWAESIIPYWKEKSPANEKRVRDLLTLEVTKYQYTQGYSHPEYVSPDSYMFDQMTLDRPGNDVIQLALFYDYQNNVKQYPQWHEALRRYKPPVLAMWGKNDPIFLPAGAEAFKRDVPEAEIHFVDSGHFALEEDSGTISGYILAFLNKKVK from the coding sequence ATGATCAACATTATGAAATTTGTATGGAACCTTAGCATTGGCATTGGCATTGGGTTCCTCATCATGGCACTGAATGCGCTGGCAAGTGAAAGGAGCCAAAGCATGAAACAAATTCGATATAAGACACAAGCTGTGGATGGTGTGAAGATTTTCTATCGGGAAGCAGGCGATCCGTCTCGTCACACCGTTGTGCTGCTGCATGGATTTCCATCTTCGTCACACATGTTCCGCGACCTGATCCCGGAATTGTCCGGAAAGTATCACGTGATTGCCGCCGATATGCCGGGGTTCGGTTACAGCGACCAGCCGCCTTCCGACCAGTTTGACTACACATTTGACCACATTGCGGAAGTGATGGACCGCTTCCTGGATTCGGTTGGAGTGAACAAATACAGCATTTATATCCAGGACTACGGTTCTCCGATTGGGTTTCGGCTTTTCCTGAGGCACCCTGAGCGGATTCAGGCGATCATTACGCAGAATGGCAACGCATATGAAGAAGGCTTGAGCCCCTTCTGGGCCGAATCCATTATTCCCTATTGGAAAGAGAAAAGCCCGGCCAATGAGAAGAGGGTTCGAGACCTGCTCACGCTTGAAGTGACGAAGTACCAGTACACGCAGGGATACAGTCATCCGGAGTATGTGAGTCCTGATAGTTATATGTTTGACCAGATGACGCTCGACCGTCCCGGCAATGATGTGATCCAGCTTGCGCTGTTCTATGACTACCAGAACAATGTAAAGCAATATCCGCAATGGCATGAAGCGCTGCGCAGATATAAGCCGCCGGTGCTGGCGATGTGGGGGAAAAATGATCCCATTTTCCTGCCGGCGGGCGCTGAAGCGTTCAAGCGCGATGTTCCTGAGGCCGAGATCCACTTTGTGGATTCAGGACATTTTGCTCTGGAAGAGGATTCCGGGACGATTTCAGGGTACATCCTGGCTTTTCTGAACAAAAAGGTGAAATAG
- a CDS encoding HD domain-containing protein, with translation MMSTPSPYNSSIAGVSIPDSQLAHEITEFIRDSETELLFHHSSRVYYFAALAGKQRGLAFDPELLYASAMFHDLGLMPDYSSPQDRFEVDGANAARDFLQVRGISPEDLGIVWTAIALHTTPGIPQYMHPVIALVTAGVEMDVLGLSYAEYEDAVRNAIVARHPRTPHFKEDILQAFYDGIHQKPKTTFGNVKADVLADKDPAFRPGNFCQTIRSSPWAG, from the coding sequence ATGATGAGCACTCCTTCACCCTACAACTCTTCTATTGCTGGCGTTAGTATTCCGGACTCCCAGCTAGCGCACGAAATTACAGAGTTCATACGGGATTCGGAAACAGAGCTGCTTTTCCACCACTCCAGCCGCGTCTACTATTTCGCCGCCTTGGCCGGAAAGCAGCGCGGCCTGGCCTTCGATCCGGAATTGCTTTACGCCAGCGCCATGTTTCATGACCTCGGCCTGATGCCGGACTACAGCAGTCCACAGGACCGCTTCGAAGTAGATGGAGCCAATGCCGCTCGCGACTTCCTGCAGGTGCGCGGAATCTCTCCAGAAGACCTCGGCATCGTGTGGACCGCCATCGCTTTGCATACCACACCTGGAATTCCGCAGTATATGCACCCCGTCATCGCGCTTGTCACCGCTGGCGTGGAAATGGATGTCCTCGGTCTCTCTTATGCGGAATACGAAGATGCGGTGCGCAATGCCATCGTCGCGCGTCATCCCAGGACCCCCCACTTCAAGGAGGACATCCTCCAGGCCTTCTACGATGGCATTCATCAAAAGCCAAAAACCACTTTTGGCAATGTCAAAGCCGATGTCCTCGCCGACAAAGACCCCGCCTTTCGACCCGGGAATTTCTGCCAAACCATCCGTAGTTCGCCCTGGGCCGGATAA
- a CDS encoding catalase — MADKIFTNATGAPVADNTNSLTAGPRGPVLLQDIWLIEKLAHFDREVIPERRMHAKGWGAYGTFTTTHDITRYTKAKIFSEIGKQTPLFVRFSSVAGERGAADAERDIRGFAIKFYTEEGNWDIVGNNTPVFFFRDPLRFPDLNHAIKRDPRTGLRSAQNNWDFWTSLPEALHQVTIVMSERGIPKSFRHMHGFGSHTFSMINADNQRVWVKFHFRTQQGIENLSDAKAAALVAQDRETHGRDLLSAIDTGNFPRWTLFIQVMSEEQARQHKHNPFDLTKVWPKADYPLVEVGVLELNRYPENYFAEVEQAAFSPANVVPGIGFSPDRMLQARLFSYGDTQRYRLGVNFNQIPVNSAKGCPFHHSYHRDGAMRLDGNLGGTVSYNPNTQGVWDNQPKYAEPALELHGDADRWDHYADDDHYEQPGNLFRKMTPAQQQTLFENTARAISGASEEVMLRHIRNCLKADPAYGEGVARALGIQVTPEV; from the coding sequence ATGGCAGACAAAATCTTTACGAATGCGACCGGCGCGCCGGTGGCCGATAATACAAACTCACTCACTGCGGGTCCACGCGGGCCCGTACTTTTGCAGGACATATGGCTGATTGAAAAACTGGCCCATTTTGACCGCGAGGTCATTCCAGAGCGGAGAATGCATGCAAAGGGATGGGGGGCTTACGGTACATTCACCACGACGCATGACATTACTCGCTATACGAAGGCGAAGATTTTCTCGGAGATCGGAAAGCAGACGCCTCTGTTTGTGCGGTTTTCAAGCGTTGCAGGGGAGCGCGGTGCGGCTGATGCGGAGCGGGACATTCGCGGATTCGCGATCAAGTTTTATACCGAAGAGGGGAACTGGGACATTGTAGGGAACAACACGCCAGTCTTCTTCTTTCGCGACCCGCTGCGATTTCCAGATCTGAACCATGCGATCAAGCGTGATCCGAGGACCGGACTGCGCAGTGCGCAGAACAACTGGGACTTCTGGACAAGTCTTCCTGAGGCGCTTCATCAGGTGACGATTGTGATGTCGGAACGGGGAATCCCGAAGAGCTTCCGCCACATGCATGGATTCGGGAGCCACACGTTCTCCATGATCAATGCGGACAACCAGCGAGTGTGGGTCAAGTTTCATTTTCGCACACAGCAGGGCATTGAGAACCTCTCAGATGCCAAGGCGGCAGCACTGGTGGCGCAAGACCGGGAGACACATGGGCGGGACCTGCTCAGCGCGATTGACACGGGGAATTTTCCACGCTGGACGCTCTTTATTCAGGTCATGAGCGAAGAGCAGGCCAGGCAGCACAAGCACAATCCATTCGATCTGACGAAGGTGTGGCCCAAAGCAGATTACCCGCTGGTGGAAGTGGGTGTCCTGGAGCTGAACCGCTATCCGGAAAATTATTTTGCAGAGGTAGAGCAGGCGGCATTCTCACCGGCAAATGTTGTGCCTGGTATTGGGTTCTCACCGGACCGGATGCTACAGGCGCGGTTGTTCTCATACGGTGACACGCAGCGCTATCGGCTGGGCGTGAATTTCAATCAGATACCGGTGAATTCTGCCAAAGGATGTCCATTTCATCACTCATATCACCGGGACGGCGCGATGCGGTTGGATGGCAATCTGGGCGGAACGGTGAGCTACAACCCGAACACACAAGGTGTATGGGACAACCAGCCGAAGTATGCTGAGCCTGCACTGGAACTGCATGGAGATGCAGACAGATGGGATCATTATGCGGACGATGACCACTATGAGCAGCCGGGCAATCTGTTCCGTAAGATGACACCGGCCCAGCAGCAGACGTTGTTTGAAAACACGGCCCGCGCGATAAGCGGAGCCTCTGAAGAGGTCATGCTTCGCCATATCAGGAACTGTTTGAAGGCCGACCCTGCTTATGGAGAGGGCGTCGCGCGTGCTTTGGGCATTCAGGTAACCCCTGAAGTTTAA
- a CDS encoding sigma factor, which produces MKQTAETKESILRNEAHLIAAIQSGEKERFQELMVPYERAAYRMAFSVLRNDADAEDAVQEACIKAFRNLSLFRM; this is translated from the coding sequence ATGAAGCAGACAGCAGAAACGAAGGAAAGCATTCTGAGGAACGAAGCCCATCTGATTGCCGCAATCCAGAGTGGCGAAAAGGAACGCTTTCAGGAACTGATGGTTCCTTATGAACGGGCGGCCTACAGGATGGCATTTTCTGTGCTGCGGAATGATGCAGATGCAGAAGATGCGGTGCAGGAGGCATGCATCAAGGCCTTTCGCAATCTCAGCCTGTTTCGCATGTAG